A genomic segment from Vicinamibacteria bacterium encodes:
- a CDS encoding ATP-binding protein, which translates to MKRSDLPFSLLFTAGTFWLVVHDVRSDFQLLDATAAWAALSLTVLFAALLPRSLPYRRAQRWLIVGALLALALRCIGYEWLGERSVRDWESFRERDGLRTASGLQRRFTALCGSARSTARQLARTPAFAMAVEGSDAEDYRSEVFGELATTVLPRAHPAGAPGASLYDVALRPLAWSGHNVSLDSELFDDFVPLEATSRILEQGVETYLVVIEPLRSRLGFVSIEIPLRADRRLENRYLADFDALGTWAGRSVEANFVTSEEERIRLERDFETRGDVFWSDVAGNSRVSAALRCEDGSLMAWSRVPAPMPTTVRLDTRHKFALAASIALLAAAVAASIAIGLERPHFGVILAALWFVRLVLLRLNIPLGLSLDLDNPAHYASSLLFGLARSPADFLLTASVLAASCFILPKRWRWERAASKRATIGGSAIALIVLASVNFVVRDASLNSSLGLSAISFLPMDAPRLAIQVALLLLFVSGLLIAGLALSLWESEDGGRNDFLRALTLDALLVAIAYLLAARLGWGGVVLASALPLVTAHLLALRRAALLSRLRAAGPGVLVTPLALPLAAAATFYPGLARFEDRTVRNFVETTVEPAVRQHEGSRLDVVAETAHTIDQMEDEGRLEPLSREDSAYRLWVGTDLASSATSSAVEILDPDGRIVSRFALNFPWLGSDEELPEAPSEWIYEKRGLPGEPQHPGFHLARRTLTGPRSSWEIRFGVAFDWRDLPFVVTSNPYLHLFRTPGETPLRFPYQELELFVLQSDGSSVFQSSDSTIRLTEEQVRAARQAPIWVRYLEADGIHQTYLFTDSIYLYALSYPAKPALTYAAELAGWSLLAAGLGLVAIAVLFWSRGGSRRELWERFPGSFYGRLYVAFVLIALVSIVSLAFLIRGIVVRQLERDVEQDATVRAHVVERLVAELDPDERENRASHGVTDSLLERVGTLASVDVDVYWRGELVATSKPELFASGLLRSRTHPSAYREIVLDRLSHSFYVQALGSFEYLVVSVPITLERYHEPGILSLPLASRQPEIDRRVSSLNQTVLLAALGFSIGAAWLAHSLARRIAGPINALTAATRRVAEGELDIELDTGTTDEIGVLSRSFTQMTADLKQQRQDLERTKKLEAWAEMARQIAHDIKNPLTPIQLSTEHLLRVYRDGDVDFERVLEDCSSTILDQVKTLRQISSEFSTFASPEPLTLERTDMAALARETLAPYLKAPPGKVDIQCRCAEEVSGVLADRRLFKRTLVNLIENALHAIDGCGRIELSVAGSGDGVAITVSDTGVGIDPDVMDRVFEPYFSTRAAGTGLGLAIAKKVVEDHGGSIRLESERGKGTRVTIWLPEATTKNHSH; encoded by the coding sequence ATGAAACGCAGCGATCTGCCCTTTTCGCTCCTGTTCACCGCCGGCACCTTCTGGCTCGTCGTTCACGACGTTCGGAGCGACTTTCAGTTACTCGACGCCACCGCCGCCTGGGCGGCCCTCTCTCTAACCGTTCTCTTCGCCGCGCTGCTCCCCCGCTCGCTCCCATATCGGCGTGCCCAGCGCTGGCTCATCGTCGGGGCTCTCTTGGCGCTGGCACTCCGTTGTATCGGCTACGAGTGGCTCGGTGAGCGTTCGGTCCGGGACTGGGAAAGCTTTCGTGAGCGCGACGGGCTGCGTACCGCCTCGGGGCTACAGAGACGGTTCACGGCTTTATGCGGTTCGGCGCGCTCGACGGCGCGGCAACTCGCTCGCACTCCCGCCTTCGCGATGGCCGTCGAGGGCTCCGATGCGGAGGACTACCGCTCGGAGGTCTTTGGCGAGCTCGCGACCACGGTGCTCCCGCGCGCCCACCCAGCAGGAGCGCCGGGCGCCTCGCTCTACGACGTGGCCCTGCGCCCACTGGCCTGGTCCGGCCATAACGTCTCGCTCGACTCCGAGCTCTTCGACGACTTCGTTCCTCTGGAGGCGACGAGCCGCATCCTCGAGCAGGGAGTGGAAACCTATCTCGTTGTGATCGAGCCGCTTCGGAGTCGCCTGGGCTTCGTTTCCATAGAGATTCCCCTGAGAGCCGACCGTCGCTTGGAGAATCGATATCTGGCGGATTTCGACGCCCTCGGGACCTGGGCGGGGAGGAGCGTCGAAGCGAACTTCGTCACGTCCGAAGAAGAGCGAATCCGGCTCGAGCGGGATTTCGAGACGCGTGGGGATGTGTTCTGGAGCGACGTCGCTGGTAACTCACGCGTCAGTGCGGCCCTGAGGTGCGAGGACGGCAGCCTGATGGCCTGGAGTCGCGTTCCCGCGCCCATGCCCACGACCGTCCGGCTCGACACGCGGCATAAATTCGCGCTGGCGGCGTCCATCGCTCTTCTTGCCGCGGCGGTGGCCGCCTCGATCGCAATCGGGCTCGAGCGGCCGCATTTCGGCGTGATTCTCGCCGCGTTGTGGTTTGTCCGCTTGGTTTTGCTGCGGCTCAACATCCCGCTTGGCCTAAGTCTGGATCTCGACAATCCGGCCCACTACGCCTCTTCCCTGTTGTTTGGCCTCGCGCGCTCGCCCGCTGACTTTCTCCTCACCGCGAGCGTGCTCGCCGCATCGTGCTTCATTCTCCCGAAGCGGTGGCGCTGGGAGAGGGCGGCGTCGAAGCGGGCCACGATCGGTGGCTCAGCGATCGCGCTCATCGTTCTCGCCAGTGTGAACTTCGTCGTGCGCGATGCCTCGTTGAACTCGAGCCTCGGGCTGTCGGCGATTTCGTTCTTGCCGATGGATGCACCCCGTCTCGCGATCCAGGTCGCGCTCCTGCTTCTCTTCGTCTCCGGCTTGCTGATCGCCGGCCTGGCACTCTCACTCTGGGAGTCCGAGGACGGCGGTCGTAACGATTTCCTCCGCGCATTGACGCTCGACGCCCTCCTCGTGGCCATAGCCTATCTGCTGGCGGCTCGTCTCGGCTGGGGCGGTGTCGTTCTCGCATCGGCGCTGCCCCTCGTCACCGCGCACTTGCTCGCTCTACGTCGCGCGGCCCTGCTCTCGCGGCTTCGCGCCGCAGGACCGGGCGTCCTCGTCACACCGCTCGCCCTTCCGCTCGCCGCCGCCGCGACCTTCTATCCAGGGCTGGCGCGATTCGAGGACCGTACCGTTCGAAATTTCGTCGAAACCACGGTCGAGCCCGCGGTGCGCCAGCACGAGGGCTCACGTCTCGACGTGGTCGCCGAGACCGCCCACACCATCGATCAAATGGAGGACGAAGGACGGCTCGAGCCCCTCTCGCGCGAGGACTCCGCCTATCGACTGTGGGTCGGCACCGATCTCGCCTCTTCGGCGACGAGCTCCGCGGTCGAGATTCTCGATCCCGATGGAAGAATCGTCTCGAGATTCGCGCTCAACTTTCCATGGCTCGGAAGCGACGAAGAGCTGCCCGAAGCACCCTCGGAGTGGATCTACGAGAAGCGCGGCCTGCCGGGGGAGCCCCAGCATCCGGGGTTCCATCTCGCGAGGCGCACGCTCACCGGACCGAGATCCTCGTGGGAGATTCGATTTGGCGTCGCCTTCGATTGGCGCGACTTGCCTTTCGTCGTCACGTCCAATCCCTACTTGCATTTGTTCCGCACTCCGGGGGAAACGCCACTGCGATTTCCCTACCAGGAGCTCGAGCTCTTCGTCTTGCAGTCCGATGGGAGCTCGGTGTTCCAGTCTTCGGATTCCACCATCCGGCTCACGGAAGAGCAGGTACGAGCCGCTCGCCAGGCGCCGATCTGGGTGAGATATCTCGAGGCGGACGGTATCCACCAAACCTATCTCTTTACCGACTCGATCTACCTCTACGCGCTTTCCTACCCGGCGAAGCCAGCACTCACCTATGCGGCGGAGCTCGCGGGCTGGTCGTTACTCGCCGCCGGTCTGGGCCTGGTGGCCATTGCAGTCCTCTTCTGGTCGCGCGGCGGCTCGCGAAGGGAGCTCTGGGAGCGTTTCCCCGGAAGCTTCTACGGAAGGCTGTACGTGGCCTTCGTGCTCATCGCACTCGTTTCCATCGTCTCACTCGCGTTTCTCATCCGCGGTATCGTCGTACGTCAGCTGGAGCGCGACGTGGAGCAGGATGCAACCGTTCGCGCCCACGTCGTGGAACGGCTCGTCGCCGAGCTCGATCCCGACGAACGTGAGAATCGAGCTTCCCACGGCGTGACCGACAGCCTCCTCGAGCGGGTCGGTACGCTCGCCTCGGTCGACGTGGACGTCTACTGGCGCGGAGAGCTCGTTGCCACGAGCAAGCCCGAGCTCTTCGCGAGCGGCCTTCTCCGAAGTAGAACCCATCCCTCGGCCTACCGCGAGATCGTGCTCGACCGACTATCCCACTCCTTTTACGTCCAAGCACTGGGCTCGTTCGAATATCTCGTCGTTTCCGTCCCCATCACGCTCGAGCGTTATCACGAGCCCGGCATTCTTTCGCTGCCGCTCGCCTCCCGACAGCCAGAGATCGATCGGCGGGTCTCTTCGCTAAATCAGACCGTACTCCTGGCAGCCCTTGGTTTTTCCATCGGCGCGGCCTGGCTCGCTCATTCGCTTGCCCGGAGGATCGCCGGTCCCATCAACGCCCTCACCGCCGCCACCCGACGCGTTGCCGAAGGCGAGCTCGATATCGAGCTCGATACCGGGACGACGGACGAGATCGGTGTCTTGTCGAGAAGCTTCACCCAGATGACAGCCGATCTGAAGCAACAGCGGCAGGATCTGGAGAGAACGAAGAAGCTCGAGGCCTGGGCGGAAATGGCGCGTCAGATCGCACACGATATCAAGAATCCGCTCACGCCGATTCAGCTTTCGACCGAACACCTCCTTCGCGTCTACCGGGACGGTGACGTCGACTTCGAAAGGGTGCTGGAGGATTGTTCGAGCACGATTCTCGACCAGGTGAAGACCCTGAGGCAGATCTCGAGCGAGTTCTCGACCTTCGCGTCCCCCGAGCCCCTGACGCTGGAGCGAACCGACATGGCGGCGCTTGCCCGTGAGACGCTCGCGCCCTACCTGAAGGCGCCGCCGGGAAAGGTCGACATCCAGTGCCGCTGTGCCGAGGAGGTTTCCGGCGTACTCGCCGACCGGCGTCTATTCAAACGGACCCTCGTGAACCTCATCGAGAACGCCCTTCATGCCATCGACGGCTGCGGACGCATCGAGCTGAGCGTCGCCGGCAGCGGGGACGGTGTCGCCATCACCGTCTCCGACACCGGGGTTGGAATCGATCCCGATGTCATGGATCGGGTCTTCGAGCCCTACTTCTCTACCCGAGCGGCAGGAACCGGGTTAGGGCTCGCGATCGCCAAGAAAGTCGTCGAGGATCACGGGGGCTCGATCCGGCTCGAGAGCGAGCGGGGAAAGGGTACCCGGGTGACGATCTGGCTGCCGGAGGCCACGACCAAAAACCACAGCCACTAG